A stretch of the Gossypium hirsutum isolate 1008001.06 chromosome D07, Gossypium_hirsutum_v2.1, whole genome shotgun sequence genome encodes the following:
- the LOC107953575 gene encoding ACT domain-containing protein ACR6: protein MDDEFAKLIRRINPPRVIVDNGACGHATFIQVDSVNKHEILLEIVQVLSDLNLNVTKAYISSDAGWFMDVFYVTDNEGKKITDEETLGYIQKTLETKIYILNSMKSSASLIPSKDHTSTTIELTGNDRPGLLSELSAVLADMGCNVINAEIWTHNARAATVIHITDRSTGHAIEDPDRLSTIKELLFNVMKGDSDFKTPSARMFVSTSRETRTDRRLHQMLLADRDFERHNDKFSMELHVTVLDCRDRDYTVVTIRCLDRPKLLFDTVCCLTDMEYVVFHGTVITGRLEAYQEYYIRHVDGFPISSEAEQQRVMECLEAAIERRTTQGVELEVITEDRFGVLSEITRIIRENGLSIKRAEIRRNGGKAKDRFIVSDAMGNGVVDPKTMEMVQKEIGGFGEEEGCGVKVEGNNSSLLLSTKLPKEKHETRTSFSFGNLFKGRSFHNFNKLIKSCS, encoded by the exons aTGGATGATGAATTTGCAAAGCTTATTAGGAGAATCAACCCTCCAAG AGTTATTGTTGACAATGGTGCTTGTGGACATGCTACCTTTATACAG gttgatagtgtgaacaaGCATGAGATTCTCCTTGAAATAGTCCAAGTTCTTTCAGACCTTAACCTTAATGTAACCAAAGCTTACATCTCTTCTGATGCTGGATGGTTCATGGATG TGTTTTATGTGACAGATAATGAAGGGAAGAAAATTACAGATGAAGAGACACTTGGTTATATACAAAAA ACACTTGAAACCAAAATATATATCTTAAATTCAATGAAGAGCTCAGCTAGTTTAATCCCTTCCAAAGACCATACCAGTACTACAATAGAACTAACCGGCAATGATAGGCCCGGTCTTCTCTCCGAATTATCCGCGGTTTTAGCTGATATGGGATGCAATGTAATAAACGCCGAGATATGGACACACAACGCTCGAGCCGCCACCGTTATCCATATCACCGACCGGTCAACAGGTCACGCGATCGAAGACCCGGACCGGCTTTCAACAATCAAGGAACTACTCTTCAATGTAATGAAAGGGGACAGTGATTTTAAGACACCAAGTGCAAGAATGTTTGTTTCAACATCAAGAGAAACTCGTACAGATCGAAGATTGCATCAAATGTTGTTAGCAGACAGAGATTTTGAGAGACATAATGACAAATTTTCGATGGAACTACATGTAACTGTGTTGGATTGTCGTGATAGGGATTATACAGTTGTGACCATAAGATGCTTGGATCGACCAAAGCTATTGTTTGATACTGTTTGTTGTTTAACGGATATGGAATATGTTGTGTTCCATGGAACTGTCATTACAGGGAGACTGGAAGCTTATCAG gaataTTATATCAGACATGTCGATGGGTTCCCTATAAGTTCAGAAGCTGAACAACAAAGAGTTATGGAATGTCTTGAAGCTGCCATTGAAAGGAGAACCACACAG GGTGTGGAATTGGAAGTGATAACAGAGGATCGGTTTGGGGTACTATCAGAAATCACAAGAATAATTCGTGAAAATGGATTAAGCATTAAAAGAGCAGAAATAAGGAGGAATGGTGGAAAAGCAAAAGACAGGTTCATAGTAAGTGATGCGATGGGAAATGGGGTGGTTGATCCCAAAACCATGGAAATGGTCCAAAAAGAAATAGGAGGATTTGGAGAAGAAGAAGGTTGTGGTGTGAAGGTTGAAGGGAATAATTCCTCCCTTTTATTATCTACGAAACTTCCCAAAGAAAAACACGAGACAAGGACAAGTTTCTCATTTGGGAACTTGTTTAAAGGAAGAAGTTTCCATAACTTCAATAAACTCATCAAATCTTGttcttaa